A portion of the Ricinus communis isolate WT05 ecotype wild-type chromosome 10, ASM1957865v1, whole genome shotgun sequence genome contains these proteins:
- the LOC8269816 gene encoding uncharacterized protein LOC8269816 isoform X2, protein MEELKNTTIRMAEQSKVLNTPGAEKQTKRELFDALRQELETPVLEKASRSVWELILDSNGLGKEISETVERVFCRLSGREPPLFPVQNAETQLTKENDKKGGEGKEEESESQKEKLNSNSKKRSYSEMNMEGRGTELGSQSANEVAGKPSEPALLQESSSKSPLPT, encoded by the exons ATG GAAGAGTTAAAGAATACAACTATTAGAATGGCTGAACAAAGCAAGGTTTTAAATACACCTGGAGCTGAGAAGCAGACTAAAAGAGAGTTGTTTGATGCGCTTCGACAGGAACTCGA AACTCCAGTACTTGAGAAGGCCTCTAGATCAGTGTGGGAGTTAATCCTAGATAGCAATGGATTGGGGAAAGAAATAAGTGAAACCGTTGAAAGAGTGTTCTGTAGATTAAGTGGACGGGAACCTCCATTGTTTCCAGTGCAAAATGCTGAAACCCAGTTGACTAAAGAAAATGACAAGAAGGGAggagaaggaaaagaagaggAGAGTGAAAGTCAGAAGgaaaaattaaactcaaattcaaaaaaaaggAGTTATAGTGAGATGAACATGGAAGGAAGGGGAACTGAACTTGGAAGCCAGTCGGCTAATGAAGTTGCAGGAAAACCCAGTGAACCTGCACTTCTACAAGAAAGCTCTAGTAAATCCCCTCTGCCAACTTGA
- the LOC8269815 gene encoding peptide chain release factor PrfB2, chloroplastic isoform X1 gives MLKPRRQSQKEPGFLFITLERSEKMLSLILNTSRRRYLRHDYKFLISGFSSFSLKTIKEPSESHFSGSKKYLSSGCSENYRVLASGTGVLQRNFSGFASAQLPRVICRYECNKDPVNNSMWLYFFSTQAAVELSTTDGLTVDGIVANNWIILDENESDWKSHAAAIAQSIQVIKKRLQWKKLMVRLDLLSVQLNKPDLWDDPVLAGKISREHGSLMAKRKEVTAFERELLEHIDMIKLAREEDDAELESESLKALFHMRRNSKEKELEALLAGEQDSCSCYIEVQSGAGGTESMDWAKMVMQMYKLWAQRRGYNVTVVDEMPGEIAGIKRATIKVDGEYAFGYAKAEVGVHRLVRISPFDSGKRRHTSFAAVAVIPILGDGSTHVQINESDLRIERYRSGGPGGQHANTTESAVRIVHIPTGVTATCQNERSQHMNKASAMAVLQSRLDQLEMARQAQMNAQHTQSLTEISWGNQIRTYVLHPYRMVKDLRTNYEVSDPDSVLEGEIDGFILSYLSASLDKDEDYQ, from the exons ATGCTAAAACCCAGAAGACAATCCCAAAAAGAACCCGGCTTTCTGTTCATTACATTAGAAAGATCAGAAAAAATGTTATCTTTAATTCTCAATACATCACGCCGTAGATATTTGCGCCATGATTACAAGTTCTTGATTTCTGGGTTCTCTTCGTTTTCGCTTAAAACTATAAAAGAACCATCTGAGTCTCATTTTAGCGGATCAAAGAAATATCTTTCTTCAGGTTGCAGTGAGAATTACAGGGTTTTGGCTTCTGGAACTGGTGTTTTACAAAGAAATTTTTCTGGGTTTGCTTCAGCTCAGCTTCCGAGAGTTATATGTCGATATGAGTGTAATAAGGATCCGGTCAATAATTCAATGTGGTTATACTTTTTTAGTACACAGGCAGCCGTGGAACTATCAACCACTGATGGGCTAACTGTTGACGGAATTGTTGCTAATAATTGGATAATTCTTGATGAGAATGAAAGCGATTGGAAGAGTCATGCTGCTGCTATTGCTCAATCCATTCAAGTGATCAAGAAGCGCTTGCAG TGGAAGAAGTTAATGGTTAGGTTAGATCTGTTATCAGTGCAGCTGAATAAGCCCGACCTTTGGGATGATCCTGTTCTAGCTGGGAAGATAAGCCGCGAACATGGTTCACTTATGGCTAAAAGGAAGGAGGTAACTGCATTTGAGAGGGAATTGCTTGAGCATATTGACATGATAAAACTGGCTCGTGAAGaggatgatgctgagttggaATCG GAATCATTGAAAGCTTTATTTCACATGAGAAGAAattcaaaagagaaagagcTTGAAGCTTTGTTAGCTGGCGAGCAGGATTCTTGCTCCTGTTACATAGAG GTTCAATCTGGAGCTGGGGGTACTGAGAGCATGGACTGGGCGAAAATGGTCATGCAAATGTATAAGCTATGGGCTCAACGGCGTGGTTATAATGTAACAGTGGTGGATGAAATGCCTGGTGAGATTGCAGGAATCAAG CGTGCAACAATCAAGGTAGATGGTGAATATGCATTTGGATATGCCAAAGCAGAGGTAGGAGTGCACAGGTTGGTTCGTATCTCACCTTTTGACAGTGGAAAGCGTCGGCATACTTCATTTGCTGCTGTTGCTGTAATTCCGATACTAGGTGATGGATCCACTCATGTGCAAATTAATGAGTCTGATCTCCGTATTGAACGCTATCGATCGGGGGGACCTGGCGGTCAGCATGCTAACACAACTGAGAGTGCTGTGAGAATAGTTCATATCCCAACAGGAGTCACTGCTACTTGTCAAAATGAAAG ATCACAGCATATGAATAAGGCTTCAGCAATGGCAGTGCTCCAATCTCGGTTGGACCAGCTTGAGATGGCTCGTCAGGCTCAGATGAATGCACAGCATACACAGTCACTCACTGAAATAAGTTGGGGCAACCAGATTCGCACTTATGTGCTCCAT CCTTATCGCATGGTTAAAGATCTGCGAACCAATTATGAGGTCTCTGACCCTGACTCCGTGCTTGAGGGAGAGATAGATGGCTTCATCTTGAGTTACTTATCAGCGTCTCTCGATAAAGACGAAGACTACCAGTAA
- the LOC8269815 gene encoding peptide chain release factor PrfB2, chloroplastic isoform X2 produces MLKPRRQSQKEPGFLFITLERSEKMLSLILNTSRRRYLRHDYKFLISGFSSFSLKTIKEPSESHFSGSKKYLSSGCSENYRVLASGTGVLQRNFSGFASAQLPRVICRYECNKDPVNNSMWLYFFSTQAAVELSTTDGLTVDGIVANNWIILDENESDWKSHAAAIAQSIQVIKKRLQWKKLMVRLDLLSVQLNKPDLWDDPVLAGKISREHGSLMAKRKEVTAFERELLEHIDMIKLAREEDDAELESESLKALFHMRRNSKEKELEALLAGEQDSCSCYIEVQSGAGGTESMDWAKMVMQMYKLWAQRRGYNVTVVDEMPGEIAGIKRATIKVDGEYAFGYAKAEVGVHRLVRISPFDSGKRRHTSFAAVAVIPILGDGSTHVQINESDLRIERYRSGGPGGQHANTTESAVRIVHIPTGVTATCQNERSQHMNKASAMAVLQSRLDQLEMARQAQMNAQHTQSLTEISWGNQIRTYVLHVCCSLIAWLKICEPIMRSLTLTPCLRER; encoded by the exons ATGCTAAAACCCAGAAGACAATCCCAAAAAGAACCCGGCTTTCTGTTCATTACATTAGAAAGATCAGAAAAAATGTTATCTTTAATTCTCAATACATCACGCCGTAGATATTTGCGCCATGATTACAAGTTCTTGATTTCTGGGTTCTCTTCGTTTTCGCTTAAAACTATAAAAGAACCATCTGAGTCTCATTTTAGCGGATCAAAGAAATATCTTTCTTCAGGTTGCAGTGAGAATTACAGGGTTTTGGCTTCTGGAACTGGTGTTTTACAAAGAAATTTTTCTGGGTTTGCTTCAGCTCAGCTTCCGAGAGTTATATGTCGATATGAGTGTAATAAGGATCCGGTCAATAATTCAATGTGGTTATACTTTTTTAGTACACAGGCAGCCGTGGAACTATCAACCACTGATGGGCTAACTGTTGACGGAATTGTTGCTAATAATTGGATAATTCTTGATGAGAATGAAAGCGATTGGAAGAGTCATGCTGCTGCTATTGCTCAATCCATTCAAGTGATCAAGAAGCGCTTGCAG TGGAAGAAGTTAATGGTTAGGTTAGATCTGTTATCAGTGCAGCTGAATAAGCCCGACCTTTGGGATGATCCTGTTCTAGCTGGGAAGATAAGCCGCGAACATGGTTCACTTATGGCTAAAAGGAAGGAGGTAACTGCATTTGAGAGGGAATTGCTTGAGCATATTGACATGATAAAACTGGCTCGTGAAGaggatgatgctgagttggaATCG GAATCATTGAAAGCTTTATTTCACATGAGAAGAAattcaaaagagaaagagcTTGAAGCTTTGTTAGCTGGCGAGCAGGATTCTTGCTCCTGTTACATAGAG GTTCAATCTGGAGCTGGGGGTACTGAGAGCATGGACTGGGCGAAAATGGTCATGCAAATGTATAAGCTATGGGCTCAACGGCGTGGTTATAATGTAACAGTGGTGGATGAAATGCCTGGTGAGATTGCAGGAATCAAG CGTGCAACAATCAAGGTAGATGGTGAATATGCATTTGGATATGCCAAAGCAGAGGTAGGAGTGCACAGGTTGGTTCGTATCTCACCTTTTGACAGTGGAAAGCGTCGGCATACTTCATTTGCTGCTGTTGCTGTAATTCCGATACTAGGTGATGGATCCACTCATGTGCAAATTAATGAGTCTGATCTCCGTATTGAACGCTATCGATCGGGGGGACCTGGCGGTCAGCATGCTAACACAACTGAGAGTGCTGTGAGAATAGTTCATATCCCAACAGGAGTCACTGCTACTTGTCAAAATGAAAG ATCACAGCATATGAATAAGGCTTCAGCAATGGCAGTGCTCCAATCTCGGTTGGACCAGCTTGAGATGGCTCGTCAGGCTCAGATGAATGCACAGCATACACAGTCACTCACTGAAATAAGTTGGGGCAACCAGATTCGCACTTATGTGCTCCATGTATGTTGCAG CCTTATCGCATGGTTAAAGATCTGCGAACCAATTATGAGGTCTCTGACCCTGACTCCGTGCTTGAGGGAGAGATAG
- the LOC8269816 gene encoding uncharacterized protein LOC8269816 isoform X1 — protein sequence MESSSSSSSIISPEDVLESLMNDGTIDALRLKIINQLKANEELKNTTIRMAEQSKVLNTPGAEKQTKRELFDALRQELETPVLEKASRSVWELILDSNGLGKEISETVERVFCRLSGREPPLFPVQNAETQLTKENDKKGGEGKEEESESQKEKLNSNSKKRSYSEMNMEGRGTELGSQSANEVAGKPSEPALLQESSSKSPLPT from the exons ATGGAATCATCGTCATCGTCGTCTTCTATAATAAGTCCAGAAGATGTATTAGAATCACTCATGAACGATGGTACTATTGATGCTCTCAGATTAAAGATCATTAATCAGCTTAAAGCAAAC GAAGAGTTAAAGAATACAACTATTAGAATGGCTGAACAAAGCAAGGTTTTAAATACACCTGGAGCTGAGAAGCAGACTAAAAGAGAGTTGTTTGATGCGCTTCGACAGGAACTCGA AACTCCAGTACTTGAGAAGGCCTCTAGATCAGTGTGGGAGTTAATCCTAGATAGCAATGGATTGGGGAAAGAAATAAGTGAAACCGTTGAAAGAGTGTTCTGTAGATTAAGTGGACGGGAACCTCCATTGTTTCCAGTGCAAAATGCTGAAACCCAGTTGACTAAAGAAAATGACAAGAAGGGAggagaaggaaaagaagaggAGAGTGAAAGTCAGAAGgaaaaattaaactcaaattcaaaaaaaaggAGTTATAGTGAGATGAACATGGAAGGAAGGGGAACTGAACTTGGAAGCCAGTCGGCTAATGAAGTTGCAGGAAAACCCAGTGAACCTGCACTTCTACAAGAAAGCTCTAGTAAATCCCCTCTGCCAACTTGA
- the LOC8269814 gene encoding RNA pseudouridine synthase 1: MPLLSSHSPTLFFLAPNPLFSKFSKRTIFSCCIQQSSSNPMSSPPGNINPTSQNDPLTLQNYPTPLSPPLPSISKQIELARALSASSRSSLFTLSRSDVLYEDQWLIAVNKPQGVYCETVLESVPRVLAASAELTDPSEGAEGNPHEFHLANRLDRDTSGVMVITKSHKVASKLVKAFTDHKIKKTYIALCIGLAPKWEKITIKSGHGRSKFGVWRVYAASDVGQTLPGGSTVKDMETSFELLSVNGQGSFKELSEFEKDENILVVEEKAAKNADVKKVEILVRAFPQSGRTHQIRLHCQYLGISIRGDVKYEGVYEWEGRTYDGHELHAETLSFEHPVTGVPVMLRAPLPSWAIQALQPL, encoded by the exons ATGCCCTTGCTATCCTCTCACAGTCCCACCCTATTCTTTTTAGCCCCAAACCCCCTTTTCTCCAAATTCTCCAAAAGAACAATCTTTTCTTGCTGTATTCAGCAATCATCAAGCAACCCCATGTCATCTCCACCTGGTAACATAAATCCCACTTCTCAAAATGATCCTTTAACCCTTCAAAATTATCCTACACCACTCTCTCCTCCCTTACCTTCCATCTCAAAGCAAATAGAACTTGCCAGGGCATTGTCTGCCTCTTCAAGATCAAGTCTTTTTACTTTGTCAAGAAGTGATGTCTTATATGAAGATCAATGGCTCATTGCTGTTAATAAACCTCAAGGAGTTTATTGTGAAACCGTGTTGGAATCTGTCCCACGTGTTCTTGCTGCCTCAGCTGAGTTAACTGATCCTAGTGAag GAGCTGAAGGCAATCCGCATGAGTTCCATCTTGCCAATCGACTTGATCGTGATACAAGTGGCGTAATGGTTATAACCAAGTCACATAAAGTAGCTTCTAAGCTTGTAAAGGCATTTACTGATCACAAGATTAAGAAAACATATATTGCTCTCTGTATTGGTTTGGCTCCAAAATGGGAAAAGATTACCATTAAATCAGGGCATGGTCGGTCAAAATTTGGGGTCTGGCGTGTATATGCTGCATCAGATGTGGGTCAGACGCTTCCAGGTGGATCCACAGTTAAAGATATGGAAACTTCATTTGAACTATTATCAGTAAATGGGCAAGGGAGCTTCAAAGAGTTAtctgaatttgagaaagatgaaaatattttGGTAGTTGAAGAAAAAGCTGCGAAAAATGCTGATGTAAAGAAGGTtgagattttggttagagcaTTTCCTCAGAGTGGAAGAACACACCAAATCCGATTGCATTGTCAGTATCTTGGAATTTCTATAAGAGGGGATGTGAAATATGAGGGCGTTTATGAGTGGGAAGGGAGAACATATGATGGCCATGAATTGCATGCAGAGACCTTGTCTTTTGAACATCCAGTTACTGGGGTGCCTGTCATGCTCCGTGCACCTCTACCTTCATGGGCCATCCAGGCATTGCAGCCATTATGA